Proteins found in one Plasmodium sp. gorilla clade G2 genome assembly, chromosome: 14 genomic segment:
- a CDS encoding GTPase-activating protein, putative codes for MNDNNFFEDLYELNFEDFLKNFMSILFSSKEYANNNNDDIDKSDIYENNNYILKKNDIKKSALSFIANNIINNTENIKLYRRIYWPLLLGIYKADNLEDLIKDIKKKRDLYIQDKEEYIIKPINLNIQKLDPQIFHPLSSDDKNPWTLKQKNQELKEEIKQDILRTYSEKKIFQNEEIREILNNILFIWAKKNPDISYKQGMNEILAIFFIVNYREHLHNNNDFYEDQNKLFYKEFSNLFDKEYIEADTYIIFDHFMNMGLKYLFTSMDEKKNSTNKNTCKTVLLHKCTYIFHKLLKNSDKLLYNHLISLSIEPQIFLLRWIRLFYCREFPIDDTVILWDNIFADSYLKNCDSHLNIDFKGDNIEIAHMICRIFPMVDYFAISMILFIRSFLLESDENYCLKRLFKYPPVENIKILIDLSFKIKQRNEKKEKHTKKEEPHIIHNNNLSKKEDIFNLTFNNNNSITGELNIHNINSNMNNNMSNNMNNNMSNNMSNNMNSNINNNMNSNINNNMINNINSNINNSRYNNNNDMKNEYMDKNNHHSNVNNLSYNKIIPNIHKINNIAYINKKLLKVIHNLNNLYTYNMINEQHYKTELQQNIFHLNEIYNELKNIQHSYDDSVSENIQLDKTNDLPSIY; via the exons ATGAATGATAACAATTTTTTTGAAGACTTGTACGAATTAAATTTTGaggattttttaaaaaatttcatGAGCATATTATTTTCCTCTAAAGAATatgcaaataataataatgatgatatagataaatctgatatatatgaaaataataattatatattaaaaaagaatgatataaaaaagagCGCCTTAAGTTTTATagcaaataatattatcaataatacagaaaatataaaattatatagaagAATATATTGGCCTTTACTATTAGGTATATATAAAGCAGATAACTTGGAAGATTTAATTAAagatattaagaaaaaaagagatttatatatacaagataaagaagaatatattattaaaccaattaatttaaatattcaaaaattaGATCCACAAATATTCCATCCATTGTCATCAGATGATAAAAATCCATGGacattaaaacaaaaaaatcaagaattaaaagaagaaatcaAACAAGATATTTTAAGAACATAttctgaaaaaaaaattttccaaaatgaagaaattagagaaatattaaataatattttatttatatgggCAAAAAAAAATCCAGACATATCTTATAAACAAGGAATGAATGAAATACTagccattttttttattgtcaaCTACCGTGAACAccttcataataataatgatttttATGAAGATCAAAACAAACTCTTTTATAAAGAATTTTCTAATCTTTTTGACAAAGAATATATCGAAGCAGAtacatatatcatatttgatcattttatgaatatgggattaaaatatttatttacatccatggatgaaaaaaaaaactcaaccaataaaaatacatgtaAAACAGTTCTCTTACATaaatgcacatatatatttcataagtTACTAAAAAATTcggataaattattatacaatCATTTAATATCATTAAGTATTGAGCCACAAATATTTTTGCTCAGATGGATACGTCTCTTTTATTGTAGAGAATTTCCTATTGACGATACAGTTATTTTATGGGACAATATTTTTgcag ATTCGTATCTTAAAAATTGCGATTCCCACCTCAACATCGATTTTAAAGGAGACAATATCGAGATTGCTCATATGATATGCAGAATCTTTCCTATGGTGGATTATTTTGCTATTTCCATGATACTATTTATTAGGTCCTTCTTATTAGAGAGTGATGAAAATTATTGCTTGAAGAGACTGTTTAAATACCCTCCtgtagaaaatataaaaattttaatcgACTTGTCcttcaaaataaaacaaagaaatgagaaaaaagaaaaacatacAAAAAAGGAGGAACCTCATATAATTCACAATAACAATTTAAGcaaaaaagaagatatatttaatttaacatttaacaataataatagtataactggtgaattaaatatacataatataaacagTAACATGAACAATAATATGAGCAATAACATGAACAATAATATGAGCAATAATATGAGCAATAACATGAACAGTAACATAAACAATAACATGAACAGTAACATAAACAATAACATGATCAATAACATAAACAGTAACATAAACAATAGtcgttataataataacaatgataTGAAAAACGAATATATGGACAAAAACAACCACCATTCAAACGTCAATAATTTATCTTATAACAAGATAATAccaaatatacataaaattaataatatagcttatataaataaaaaactaTTAAAAGTTATTCATAATTTAAACAATTTATATACctataatatgataaatgaACAACATTATAAAACTGAATtacaacaaaatatatttcatttgaaTGAAATTTATAATGAGCTAAAAAACATACAACACTCATATGATGATAGTGTATCAGAAAATATACAATTGGATAAGACGAATGATTTACCCTCCATATATTAG